A window of Candidatus Hydrogenedentota bacterium contains these coding sequences:
- a CDS encoding TIGR04133 family radical SAM/SPASM protein, giving the protein MAANPTKVPWLKRGALNIFRRYRRAQTALHELTYLFWECTLRCDLCCRHCGSDCRRESETRDMPLADFLRVLDEVAKHQRPSKIMLALTGGEPLLRHDLEECGAAFRDRGFPWGMVSNGYSLTAERLARLLDSGLRSLTISLDGLEESHNWLRRRPDSFERTLNAVTLLGRNPGLTSDVVTCVNQKNYGELGDIRQLLIDKGIRRWRLFTIFPKGRAEDEPLLDISGAQLRDLLEFIQQTRREGSILASYSCEGFLGAYEGTVRDSFYWCRAGINVGSVLADGSISACPSLRGDYIQGNIYRDSFWDCWENRFQVMRDRSWTKTGCCADCSAYCWCEGNGLHLRDQQSGKLLRCHLKMLDGAGE; this is encoded by the coding sequence GTGGCGGCGAATCCAACCAAAGTCCCGTGGCTGAAGCGCGGCGCGCTGAACATCTTCCGGCGGTATCGCCGGGCGCAAACCGCGCTGCATGAACTCACCTATCTCTTCTGGGAATGCACGCTTCGGTGCGATTTGTGCTGTCGGCATTGTGGAAGCGACTGCCGCCGGGAAAGTGAAACGCGGGATATGCCCCTGGCGGACTTTCTCCGTGTCTTGGACGAAGTCGCGAAGCATCAGAGGCCTTCCAAAATCATGCTTGCCCTGACGGGCGGCGAACCCCTGTTGCGCCACGATTTGGAGGAATGCGGGGCGGCATTTCGCGACCGGGGATTTCCGTGGGGCATGGTTTCCAACGGCTACAGCCTCACCGCTGAACGCCTCGCGAGACTACTGGACTCCGGTTTGCGGTCGCTCACTATCAGCCTTGACGGCCTCGAAGAAAGCCACAACTGGCTGCGACGGCGTCCCGATTCCTTTGAGCGGACTCTGAACGCAGTCACGTTACTGGGCCGGAACCCGGGGCTTACGTCCGACGTCGTCACGTGTGTCAATCAGAAGAACTATGGCGAGTTGGGCGATATCAGGCAGTTGCTCATCGACAAGGGCATCCGCAGGTGGAGGCTGTTCACCATCTTCCCGAAGGGTCGCGCTGAAGACGAGCCGCTGCTGGATATCTCCGGCGCGCAACTGCGCGACCTCCTGGAGTTCATTCAGCAGACCCGGCGAGAAGGCTCCATTCTGGCCAGCTACTCCTGCGAGGGTTTTCTGGGCGCTTATGAAGGTACCGTGCGTGATTCATTCTACTGGTGCAGGGCGGGCATCAACGTGGGTTCGGTACTGGCCGACGGCTCGATTTCCGCGTGCCCGAGCCTGCGCGGCGACTATATCCAAGGGAACATCTACCGGGACAGCTTCTGGGATTGCTGGGAGAACCGGTTTCAGGTCATGCGTGACCGAAGCTGGACGAAGACAGGTTGCTGCGCTGACTGCTCCGCCTACTGTTGGTGCGAGGGCAACGGACTCCATTTACGCGACCAACAAAGCGGAAAACTGCTGCGGTGCCATCTGAAGATGCTGGACGGCGCGGGGGAGTAG